Proteins encoded within one genomic window of Candidatus Eisenbacteria bacterium:
- a CDS encoding sigma-70 family RNA polymerase sigma factor codes for MNREAERNSTAGPGDDALVAEAQKGSQAAFAEIVRRYQRAVYRVAWALVRNDADADDLAQEAFVRAWRAIGRFQLGQPLYPWLARITTNLAFSLFRHRKRRPETPIEPLIEAGRQFGLEDDPADHAVTDERDANLRACFAQLSSEHQAVLALRVVQDSSYEEIARALNVPIGTVMSRLARARAVLAKLMEERTGERR; via the coding sequence ATGAACCGCGAGGCCGAGCGTAACTCGACAGCCGGGCCGGGCGACGATGCCCTGGTCGCCGAGGCCCAGAAGGGCTCGCAGGCGGCCTTCGCCGAAATCGTCCGCCGCTACCAGCGGGCGGTCTACCGCGTCGCCTGGGCACTCGTGCGCAACGACGCGGACGCCGACGACCTGGCGCAGGAGGCTTTCGTGCGCGCCTGGCGGGCGATCGGCCGGTTCCAGCTCGGACAGCCGCTCTATCCCTGGCTCGCCCGGATCACGACCAACCTCGCGTTCTCGCTGTTCCGCCACCGCAAGCGGCGGCCCGAGACGCCCATCGAACCATTGATCGAGGCCGGGAGGCAGTTCGGGCTCGAGGACGACCCGGCCGACCATGCGGTCACGGACGAGCGTGACGCGAACCTGCGGGCGTGCTTCGCGCAGCTCTCGTCCGAGCACCAGGCGGTGCTCGCGCTCCGCGTGGTGCAGGACAGCTCCTACGAGGAAATCGCCCGCGCGCTCAACGTGCCGATCGGCACGGTGATGTCGAGGCTCGCCCGCGCCCGCGCGGTGCTGGCGAAGCTGATGGAAGAAAGGACCGGCGAACGGCGATGA
- a CDS encoding carboxypeptidase regulatory-like domain-containing protein, whose translation MKHLSDEQLGARLDGEPAGPQAEAAARHLAACAECRDRLAALAAADAALARSLGRDPGEAYFASFADRVQARIARAAGGGASDAHADVAPGRRGWFSRPATLAWAGSIAALALVGVFAIRFASQEASLPEPAAKQAPLTRAQRSSPPLATPPTAAPTASRAAESAQAPDHEAAPAPPAAGGASPAPLAASGKGLAEGARASEGSAPGLAASGDNASQPQERAQSAAQRQPPAPPGRLQELRTLPNGEQVPVQQRTLPGANARKDFAAPPAEGQKFRKPAAQPLAPQPGAKQPARHEKPVAGGSPSEAKRIPAASAPAAGAPAASAPSMIAEGRAGEGAVARDEARGIALRQVCGTVRDAQGRPLEGATVTVVENGRAVRSGPDGAFCVEAPPGGGTLSVLALGYGEHREKLTADGPVAISLRAVETVGSGEMPLARLKTAAPPGIAGESSRVGPDAPRERLGLETRPGGPPPTAAMARAASAAARLAARAPLWTRAGELWAAVAAVAKNPADADEARFQAAEARMHAWRLAPDGPGRAAALAAVEACLAGEPAGMRRTTALAWKRELSAR comes from the coding sequence ATGAAGCACCTGAGCGACGAGCAGCTGGGCGCGCGGCTCGACGGCGAACCGGCCGGCCCGCAGGCCGAGGCGGCCGCGCGCCATCTCGCCGCCTGCGCCGAATGCCGCGACCGCCTCGCCGCGCTCGCCGCCGCCGACGCCGCGCTCGCGCGTTCGCTGGGGCGCGATCCGGGCGAAGCCTACTTCGCGTCGTTCGCGGACCGGGTGCAGGCGCGCATCGCCCGCGCGGCCGGGGGCGGGGCGAGCGATGCGCACGCCGACGTCGCACCCGGCCGGCGCGGCTGGTTCTCGCGGCCCGCCACGCTCGCGTGGGCCGGCTCGATCGCGGCGCTCGCGCTGGTGGGCGTCTTCGCGATCCGCTTCGCTTCGCAAGAAGCGTCGCTGCCGGAGCCCGCCGCGAAGCAGGCGCCGCTCACCCGGGCGCAGCGCTCTTCTCCGCCGCTGGCGACGCCGCCCACGGCGGCGCCGACGGCGTCGCGGGCGGCGGAATCCGCCCAGGCGCCGGATCACGAAGCCGCGCCGGCTCCGCCGGCAGCCGGGGGCGCTTCGCCCGCGCCGCTCGCGGCTTCGGGCAAAGGTCTCGCGGAGGGTGCGCGCGCCTCCGAGGGCTCCGCTCCGGGGCTCGCCGCCAGCGGGGACAACGCTTCGCAGCCGCAGGAGCGTGCGCAGTCGGCGGCGCAGCGGCAACCGCCCGCACCTCCGGGGCGGCTGCAGGAGTTGCGCACGCTGCCCAACGGCGAGCAGGTCCCCGTCCAGCAGCGCACGCTGCCCGGCGCGAACGCGCGCAAGGATTTCGCGGCGCCGCCCGCGGAGGGCCAGAAGTTCCGCAAGCCGGCCGCCCAGCCGCTCGCGCCACAGCCCGGGGCGAAGCAGCCCGCACGGCACGAGAAGCCGGTCGCCGGCGGCAGCCCGAGCGAGGCGAAGCGCATTCCCGCGGCGAGCGCGCCCGCGGCGGGCGCGCCCGCGGCGAGCGCGCCGTCCATGATCGCGGAGGGGCGGGCCGGTGAAGGCGCCGTCGCCCGCGACGAAGCGCGCGGGATCGCGCTGCGGCAGGTCTGCGGAACGGTGCGCGACGCGCAGGGCCGCCCGCTCGAGGGCGCGACGGTCACCGTCGTCGAGAACGGCCGGGCGGTGCGCTCCGGTCCCGACGGCGCCTTCTGCGTGGAAGCTCCGCCCGGGGGCGGCACGCTCTCGGTGCTCGCGCTCGGCTACGGCGAACATCGCGAGAAGCTCACCGCGGACGGACCGGTCGCGATCTCGCTGCGCGCGGTCGAAACGGTCGGCAGCGGCGAGATGCCGCTCGCGCGCCTGAAGACCGCCGCGCCGCCGGGGATCGCGGGCGAATCGAGTCGCGTGGGTCCGGACGCGCCGCGAGAGAGGCTCGGCCTCGAGACCCGGCCCGGCGGGCCGCCGCCCACCGCGGCGATGGCGCGGGCGGCAAGCGCGGCGGCGCGCCTGGCCGCGCGTGCGCCGCTCTGGACCAGGGCTGGCGAACTGTGGGCCGCGGTGGCCGCCGTGGCGAAGAACCCGGCGGACGCGGACGAGGCGCGCTTCCAGGCGGCCGAGGCGCGCATGCACGCGTGGCGGCTCGCGCCGGACGGACCCGGCCGCGCCGCGGCGCTCGCCGCCGTCGAAGCCTGCCTGGCGGGCGAACCCGCCGGCATGCGCCGCACGACCGCCCTGGCCTGGAAGCGCGAACTGTCCGCGCGCTGA
- a CDS encoding OPT/YSL family transporter: MAEPTAATEAARPRTPEEIDRHWFENVYQGDHMRQLTIRAVVMGMLLGMIMVCSNVYVSLKAGWSMGVAITSCVLAFVVFQAMSATVGPLFVRLHRLPVLGGFFRAIWPDNHYSILENNCMQSAASAGGSMTSGGVANAIPALMMLSATALPTDFATRCLWLIPWVAVISYLGVFLAVPAKRQMINHEQLPFPSGIAAASTLKTLHAKGGEALAQARALGLAGVLGLATTWIRDAADLPFMKVHEWAGAPVWAPVRGWFAPEGAPWFRLPKLEAVWGTSGIRIGTLNGEPLHLNQVTMSFEGSLLFVASGAIMGFRQAWSLMLGAVVNYMILAPHFLNTGAIEAASFRRISSWSLWIGVPMMVTSGLLLFFMNWKSVVRAFSTITSFLNRHSVADDPMDRIEVPGSWFITGFLLCGVAAVWLAHTLFHVHWWMGSIAVVATFFLVVVAARATGETDITPVGPLSKITQLTFGALAPGNIPTNLMTANISAGATSHAGDLLTDLKSGYLLGANPRQQFLAQFFGVTAGALVVIPVYFILIPDPSALGTERWPAPAALVWRGVAELLAKGVGALHPTARIGLLVGSVLGIILPLLERRFPAQKKWIPSATGVGLAFTINGFNSVSMFIGACLALWLSKAKPKVHEKYTVPVSSGIIAGESLMGVAIALITALPNLLALFKR, encoded by the coding sequence GTGGCCGAACCGACGGCAGCGACCGAAGCAGCCCGCCCGCGCACCCCCGAGGAAATCGACCGCCACTGGTTCGAGAACGTCTACCAGGGCGACCACATGCGCCAGCTCACGATCCGCGCGGTCGTGATGGGCATGCTGCTCGGCATGATCATGGTGTGCTCCAACGTCTACGTGAGCCTCAAGGCCGGCTGGAGCATGGGCGTCGCGATCACCTCGTGCGTGCTCGCGTTCGTGGTCTTCCAGGCCATGTCGGCGACCGTCGGACCGCTGTTCGTCCGGCTGCACCGCCTGCCGGTGCTGGGCGGCTTCTTCCGCGCGATCTGGCCCGACAACCACTACTCGATCCTCGAGAACAACTGCATGCAGTCGGCCGCCTCCGCCGGCGGCTCGATGACCAGCGGCGGCGTCGCGAACGCCATTCCGGCGCTCATGATGCTGAGCGCGACCGCGCTGCCGACCGACTTCGCGACCCGCTGCCTGTGGCTGATCCCGTGGGTCGCCGTCATCTCCTATCTCGGGGTCTTCCTCGCCGTGCCGGCCAAGCGGCAGATGATCAACCACGAGCAGCTGCCGTTTCCCTCCGGCATCGCCGCCGCCTCGACGCTCAAGACCCTGCACGCCAAGGGGGGCGAGGCCCTCGCGCAGGCGCGCGCCCTCGGCCTCGCGGGCGTGCTCGGCCTTGCGACCACCTGGATCCGTGACGCCGCCGACCTGCCCTTCATGAAGGTCCACGAGTGGGCGGGTGCGCCCGTCTGGGCTCCGGTGCGCGGCTGGTTCGCGCCCGAGGGCGCGCCCTGGTTCCGGCTGCCGAAGCTGGAAGCCGTGTGGGGCACCTCGGGCATCCGCATCGGCACCCTGAACGGCGAACCCCTGCACCTGAACCAGGTGACCATGTCTTTCGAGGGCTCGCTGCTGTTCGTCGCCTCGGGCGCGATCATGGGCTTTCGCCAGGCGTGGAGCCTGATGCTCGGCGCCGTGGTCAACTACATGATCCTCGCGCCCCACTTCCTGAACACCGGCGCGATCGAGGCCGCGAGCTTCCGCCGGATCAGCAGCTGGTCCCTGTGGATCGGCGTGCCGATGATGGTGACGTCGGGACTGCTGCTGTTCTTCATGAACTGGAAGTCCGTCGTGCGCGCCTTCAGCACCATCACTTCCTTCCTCAATCGTCACTCCGTCGCCGACGATCCCATGGACCGCATCGAGGTTCCGGGCTCCTGGTTCATCACCGGCTTCCTCCTTTGCGGCGTCGCGGCGGTGTGGCTCGCGCACACGCTGTTCCACGTGCACTGGTGGATGGGCTCGATCGCCGTCGTGGCGACGTTCTTCCTCGTCGTCGTGGCGGCGCGCGCGACCGGCGAGACCGACATCACCCCGGTGGGGCCGCTCTCCAAGATCACGCAGCTCACCTTCGGCGCGCTGGCGCCCGGCAACATCCCGACGAACCTGATGACGGCCAACATCAGCGCCGGCGCCACCAGCCACGCCGGCGACCTGCTGACCGACCTCAAGAGCGGCTACCTGCTCGGCGCCAATCCCCGCCAGCAGTTCCTCGCCCAGTTCTTCGGCGTCACCGCCGGCGCGCTGGTGGTCATCCCGGTCTACTTCATCCTCATTCCCGATCCTTCGGCCCTCGGCACCGAACGCTGGCCGGCACCGGCCGCGCTCGTGTGGCGCGGCGTCGCCGAGCTGCTCGCCAAGGGGGTCGGCGCGCTGCACCCGACGGCGCGCATCGGCCTGCTCGTCGGCAGCGTGCTCGGCATCATCCTGCCGCTGCTCGAGCGGCGCTTTCCGGCGCAGAAGAAGTGGATCCCGTCCGCGACCGGCGTGGGACTCGCGTTCACCATCAACGGCTTCAACTCCGTGTCCATGTTCATCGGCGCGTGCCTCGCGCTGTGGCTCTCGAAGGCGAAGCCGAAGGTGCACGAGAAGTACACGGTGCCCGTCTCCTCGGGCATCATCGCCGGCGAGTCGCTGATGGGCGTGGCAATCGCGCTCATCACCGCGCTGCCGAACCTGCTGGCGCTCTTCAAGCGATGA